Genomic window (Oryza sativa Japonica Group chromosome 3, ASM3414082v1):
tatctataaacttgatcaaacttaaagttGATGTTGtcaaagtcaaaacaacttataatctaaaatggaggtagtatttttgAATCAATATTATAAGAAATTCATACATATAAAGGTTTTGCGAAAATCACATACCCGTTAATCCATTCCTCCATAAAGTAGACAAGTAGAAAATCTATCCAAAGTATTGTTTTGATATcaattatcaaaatttaaaaatagatttttttaacataatttaaaattagatgCTTTGTTGGTACTCTCTCTGTCCGAAAATATATACCTTTATCTAATCTTCctatattttaagacagagAGTTAATTTTCCCCGGGGAAATTTCATCATCAATTATATACTTCACGGTTCACGCACAAGTTGGAAAGGTTTTTTTTGTGTTTGCAAAAGGTGTGTGATTGTGATGTGTTGAAATGGTTCAGGTTGGACGGAGCACTTCTTCGCGTGCGTGAACGGCGGGCAGAAGCAGATCCGGTGCATGGCGGTCGGGTGCGCGGCCGTCTGCGACGAGGACGTGGCGCAGCGCCTCCTCGGCGGCAGGTaccccggcgcggcgcggcggctgcgcggcgccCTCCTCGCGTCGTACGTGGAGGacaacgcggcggcgcggtggtgccCCAGCGCGCCGCACTGCGGGCGCGCCGTccgcgtggacggcggcggcgggcggtggtgcTGCGAGGTGTCGTGCCCGTGCGGCGCCAGCTTCTGCTTCGgctgcgccgcgccggcgcACTCGCCGTGCCCGTGCGCCATGTGGGAGCGCTGGGAGGCCAAGTGCCGCGGCGAATCCATGAACGTGGACTGGATCCTCGCCAACACCAAGAGCTGCCCCAAGTGCTCCAAGCCCATCGAGAAGAACGGCGGCTGCAACCATGTCCGCTGCAAGTGCGGCCAGTGTCTCTGGTAATAAACAATAAGATTTAAAACTCAATTCATCCTTTAGGGGATATCACCTCATTTTTTATGTCACTTAAAAATTcatcaaaatatttaaaaaaattaggtgagatagattaatatgtgatatatcacttcacaaacatgcaaattcaaacTCAACTTATAtaagtagaaacaaaaataacaaatttaactatgAATAGAACATGTAAttcacagttaaatttgttatttttatttcgaattgtATAAGTCAAATTTTAACTCTCATGTTTACAAAaagatatactctctccgtttcacaacgtaagactttctagcattgctcacatacatatagatgttaatgaatctaaacacatacatatgtctagattcattaatatctaattgaatgtgggcaatactgaaagtcttacattgttaaacggagaaagtatcatatattgatctatcttgacaatttttttaaatttttttaattacctTATAAACGCCATGTACAAAACGAGATGATGCCCCCTCTGAGGGACAAAAATCCACTTCCAAGATTCTTAATTCACCTTGGCAATTCGATCGCCATTGATGCGACGACCATGCATGAATGTTGTTTGCAGCTGGCTGTGCGGCGCGGCCACCGGGCTGGCGCACAACTGGACCAGCATCGACGGGCACAGCTGCAACCGCtacgacgacgcggcggagaAGAGGAAGGTGGACGGCGCGAGGCGCAAGGTGCTCCGGTACGCGCACTACTACGAGCGGTACAAGGCCCACGGCGACTCGcgcagggcggaggcggagaagcTGGGCCCGGCCATCGAGGCGCGGGCTCGGCGGCTGCGCGAGGACCCCGACCCGGCCACGGCGCCGGCcagcggcgacgccgccgaggcgctcgccgccgcgcaccgcgCGCTGCTCGCCTCCCGCGACGTCCTCTCGCGGTCCTACGCCTTCGCCTACCACATgttcggcggcgaggagcggacgttgaaagcggcggcgccggagtcggaggtggcgacggcgcaggcgcTGTTCGAGGACCACCAGGAGATGGCGGAGAGGCACGTGGAGAAGCTGTCGGGGCTGCTGGCGGCGGACGcgcctccggcgccggccacgGCGGGGGACGCGGCCCTGCGGCGGGCGAAGCAGGACGCCGTGGCGCTCACCGCCGTGGTGGAGAAGCACTGCGGCGAGATGCACAAGTGCATCCAGGACGAGCTGCTGCCCATGCTCGTGGAGCCCATGTCCATCGCCGCCTACCGCCGCGACGGCCCTATCAAGGCCAAGGACTTTCCAACCTGTGGTGGCGCGTCGTGAATTGAAAAGTTTCAGGGTGTTTGGTTTATAGCCACACTTTATCACATCATACTTGTGGCTGTCACAGTTTGTTAGGTATGTGTCTGGTGTACTACTACAGTTGTGACTTGCCACACTTTTTCAGTAGCATGTCCCACACTTTTTCAGTAGCATGTCCCAAATGTCATAGACTTAATTTTCTTGCTAACTTTGCTATACTTTGTGACTAGCAATTTGTCCATCACTTTTTTTTGGCTGCCATAATTTACCTAATGTTAGTTGTGGTAAAGTGTGGCCGACAACCAAACACACCCGTTCCCAACTATGTTATGCTTACTAATAATGATTTTTTAATTTGGAGCACATAGATTTCTTTTTCCCGATTTCTATACAAGTTTCTGAAATGAGGTCTGAAGTTTGTTGCTCTTATAGCCCATAGAGGTGTGCCCACCTGAATCATTTGTTTCCTATTTTAGATGAAGCAAAATTTTAAACCACTTTAATTAAACTTGCATACTCTAAATCAAATGTGGATCTGGGATCAAGGACTGCCAAAGAAAAGGATTATTTTCTCTAACCTGACTCCGTGGGAGAGGGGGgggttaacaaattttaaaaatcaaaaaggaaaaaaaaactaaagtgaAGATATTTTCGCGGTCCGTTAtttgtgtttgagtcggttataaaattgaagatgttttcgcggtacgtcatccgtgtttgagtcggttataaaaattgaaaatgtttccacggttcgtcatccgtgtttgagtcggttttaattttattttggttttaatctatatttcttctctactattataaaaattgaatttgttttgccggtattttggtacgtcatccgtatatgagtcaatttttaatttcgtttgcttttagaaatacatatccgtatttgagtcggtttttacgatcgttcacttttgataatacataaggaatcacataagaaatctatttaaaaaactcgcatgctaacttgagacgatcggactcctaactgtaGCTCAAGAttttctatatatgtatatatatatatatatatatatatatatatatatatatatatatatatatatatatatatatatagacacacacacactagaaaaaatactcgtgcgttgcaacaggtaaAGACAATTTTCAATGATATATTAAGAGCCGAGTAATAAAATGAAATATTGAAATCgctatacattataattaaaaaaagttaatgaaaatcCTAATATTGGATCGCTATATtagattataattaaaaaagttaatgaaaatcCTTCCTGGTATTAGGCCGAAAGCCTTCCTTCCTTTTTCAGCCATAAGCCAGTCCGCTACCTCTCTCCGTTTGGTTTGCTTCCTTCGACCCAACCACGAGTGAAGTCGTTTTCAGCCCTACCCATTTCGCTACCTTCCTCCGTTTGGCATGCCTCCTTCGACCTATCAAATCCACCCAAAATTGGTTGAGGGTTTTTGATCCACTCAATCTTCTCTTTCCGTTTTCCCAAAAATCAAACTCGAGGTAAAAAAGATTGGGGAAGATAGTCGTCATCGTCGGCAACTATTAGGTTAAATCCAGCGAAATAAAGCCAG
Coding sequences:
- the LOC107276191 gene encoding probable E3 ubiquitin-protein ligase ARI1, which encodes MSSDDEECFYDYEEEEEEEEEPGWDDGGGGDTMLVEEEAALPERPVDCWAITEESLPAAQQQDLSMVMNLLYIKQHQARALLIHHRWKMESILDHFDRKGRDRMLRETGVVIQQQAEEKNGGGMAMAASPSPPPRPRSSVTCYVCFEDVSSDAVSTMDCGHCFCNDCWTEHFFACVNGGQKQIRCMAVGCAAVCDEDVAQRLLGGRYPGAARRLRGALLASYVEDNAAARWCPSAPHCGRAVRVDGGGGRWCCEVSCPCGASFCFGCAAPAHSPCPCAMWERWEAKCRGESMNVDWILANTKSCPKCSKPIEKNGGCNHVRCKCGQCLCWLCGAATGLAHNWTSIDGHSCNRYDDAAEKRKVDGARRKVLRYAHYYERYKAHGDSRRAEAEKLGPAIEARARRLREDPDPATAPASGDAAEALAAAHRALLASRDVLSRSYAFAYHMFGGEERTLKAAAPESEVATAQALFEDHQEMAERHVEKLSGLLAADAPPAPATAGDAALRRAKQDAVALTAVVEKHCGEMHKCIQDELLPMLVEPMSIAAYRRDGPIKAKDFPTCGGAS